The following proteins are co-located in the Mesorhizobium sp. M1E.F.Ca.ET.045.02.1.1 genome:
- the hypF gene encoding carbamoyltransferase HypF: MNTLLAAPPAAKGHLIRVSGLVQGVGFRPTVWRVATAMGLTGHVRNDAAGVEIALWCSDAELAAFRQRLCDGCPPLARIDAIETTDLEGLPPLDGFTIVASAGGAVRTGVVPDAACCAECLAEILDPRDRRYFYPFANCTHCGPRLSIIEAIPYDRSSTSMKSFVMCEACRAEYENPAERRFHAQPIACPNCGPRIWLEAEDGSVFAGGSERVIDEAAALIRAGRILAVKGIGGFHLACVATDDDAVMRLRSRKKRDGKPFALMGRDLRQIREFALISDEERDELSSPAAPIVLLHRRAKCPVAPGVAPDHDRLGFMLPYTPLHHLLMRVLDRPIVLTSANHSGEPQCRDNNEARRELHGIADHWLMHDRAIVNRLDDSVVRCDQHGVSVLRRARGLAPSPMPLPSGFESPHSVLATGGDLKGAFCLAGNGKALLSQHLGDLAEPKSQAAWRRALDLYNNLFDAKPGLVVTDRHPAYRSRQIGIELARECGARLIEVQHHHAHLASCIAGHGRALDAPPLLGVVLDGIGFGDDGTIWGGEFLLGDYRRYKRLAHFDAIAMPGGDQASREPWRNAYAHLHAAFGPDFLAGPVGNLPFAQALAERRPSIVAQMIERGVNAPLASSAGRLFDACAAILGTCFELQSYEGQTGMELEALANPFIEEAEAWALPPDDGSIIRWRGLWEALLRDMAADVEIGLIAARFHRTLIAVVSRTTRRLARENQVDTIALSGGVFQNRLMLEGVFSELSAAGFELLAHTDVPANDGGLALGQAMIGLAALG, encoded by the coding sequence ATGAACACGCTCCTGGCCGCACCACCAGCCGCAAAGGGTCACCTGATCCGGGTTTCCGGCCTTGTGCAGGGTGTCGGCTTCCGCCCCACCGTCTGGCGCGTCGCCACCGCCATGGGCCTTACTGGCCACGTACGCAACGACGCCGCGGGCGTCGAGATCGCGCTCTGGTGCAGCGATGCCGAGCTGGCGGCGTTCAGGCAAAGGCTCTGCGACGGATGTCCGCCTTTGGCACGCATCGACGCTATCGAGACCACCGACCTTGAAGGATTGCCGCCGCTCGACGGCTTCACCATTGTCGCGAGTGCAGGGGGAGCGGTGCGGACAGGCGTCGTTCCAGACGCCGCATGCTGTGCGGAATGCCTCGCCGAAATCCTCGACCCGCGTGACCGCCGCTATTTCTATCCCTTTGCGAACTGCACGCATTGCGGTCCGCGGTTGTCGATCATCGAAGCGATCCCGTACGACCGCTCCTCGACGTCGATGAAAAGTTTCGTCATGTGTGAGGCATGTCGGGCCGAGTACGAGAATCCTGCGGAGCGGCGCTTCCATGCCCAGCCGATTGCCTGCCCAAATTGCGGCCCGCGCATCTGGCTCGAAGCGGAGGACGGGTCCGTCTTTGCCGGTGGATCGGAACGGGTGATAGACGAGGCCGCCGCTCTGATCAGGGCAGGGCGAATTCTCGCCGTCAAAGGCATCGGTGGCTTCCATCTCGCCTGCGTTGCAACCGACGACGACGCGGTCATGCGGCTGCGCAGCCGCAAGAAACGCGACGGGAAGCCGTTTGCGCTAATGGGCCGCGATCTGCGGCAGATCCGCGAGTTCGCCTTGATCTCGGACGAAGAGCGTGACGAACTCTCATCTCCTGCCGCGCCGATCGTGCTGCTGCACCGGCGCGCGAAGTGCCCGGTGGCACCGGGCGTCGCCCCCGACCACGACCGGCTCGGTTTCATGCTGCCCTACACGCCACTGCACCATCTTCTCATGAGGGTGCTCGACAGGCCGATCGTGTTGACCTCGGCCAACCATTCAGGCGAGCCGCAATGCAGGGACAATAACGAAGCGCGGCGGGAGCTTCACGGCATCGCCGACCATTGGCTGATGCACGACCGCGCGATCGTCAACCGGCTGGACGACAGCGTCGTGCGTTGTGACCAGCATGGTGTTTCGGTGCTGCGCCGTGCCCGCGGCCTCGCACCGTCGCCCATGCCATTGCCGTCTGGTTTCGAGAGCCCGCATAGCGTGCTTGCAACGGGTGGCGATCTGAAAGGCGCGTTTTGCCTGGCCGGAAATGGCAAGGCGCTGCTCTCCCAGCATCTCGGCGATCTCGCCGAACCGAAGAGCCAGGCGGCATGGCGCCGCGCCCTGGACCTCTACAACAACCTTTTCGATGCGAAACCCGGCCTCGTAGTGACCGACCGGCATCCGGCCTACCGATCGAGGCAGATTGGCATCGAACTCGCTCGCGAGTGCGGAGCGAGGCTCATCGAAGTCCAGCACCACCATGCGCATCTTGCCTCCTGCATCGCGGGGCACGGTCGCGCCCTTGATGCTCCTCCGCTGCTGGGCGTGGTCCTCGACGGCATCGGCTTCGGTGACGACGGCACGATCTGGGGCGGAGAGTTCCTGCTCGGCGACTATCGCCGCTACAAACGCCTGGCGCATTTCGATGCCATCGCGATGCCAGGCGGCGACCAGGCGAGCCGCGAGCCCTGGCGCAATGCCTACGCGCATCTCCATGCCGCCTTCGGTCCAGATTTCCTTGCCGGTCCCGTCGGCAATCTGCCGTTTGCACAGGCTTTGGCCGAAAGGCGGCCGAGCATCGTCGCGCAAATGATTGAAAGAGGCGTCAACGCCCCGCTTGCGTCTTCCGCGGGACGGCTGTTCGACGCTTGCGCGGCGATCCTGGGAACCTGCTTCGAGCTGCAGTCCTATGAAGGGCAAACAGGCATGGAGTTGGAGGCGCTCGCGAACCCGTTCATCGAGGAGGCCGAGGCCTGGGCGCTGCCTCCCGACGATGGATCGATCATTCGCTGGCGAGGTCTCTGGGAGGCGTTGCTGCGCGACATGGCTGCTGATGTCGAGATCGGCCTGATCGCCGCGCGTTTTCATCGGACCTTGATCGCGGTCGTGTCCAGAACCACGCGCCGATTGGCCCGCGAGAACCAAGTCGACACGATCGCGCTTTCCGGCGGTGTCTTCCAGAACCGGCTCATGCTTGAAGGGGTGTTCTCGGAACTCTCCGCGGCCGGGTTCGAGCTACTCGCCCATACGGATGTTCCGGCCAATGACGGGGGGCTGGCGCTTGGCCAGGCGATGATAGGCTTGGCCGCCCTCGGCTAA
- a CDS encoding nickel-dependent hydrogenase large subunit: MSRLVVGPFNRVEGDLEVKLDVSGGWVRSAEVVSPLYRGFEQILQGKLPQDALVYAPRICGICSVSQSIAAARALAEAQGLGVAANGRLAIDLIHATENVADHLTHFYLFFMPDFAREAYAGESWHQAAASRFRALSGTAAEEVLPARAQWMHMMGILAGHWPHTLGIRPGGSTRAVTANEQARMAGIVGAFRRFLERTLFADALERVANLSTADDLASWREEKPALQGDFRHFLAISEALGLDRLGRAGSLFMSYGAYHAAAGHLFRRGLWKAGCPTSLDLSLITEDTENAWYAPAERPLPPTSGETVPGDGTGKGYTWCKAPRLAGEAVEVGAIARQLVNGHPLIRDLVGSGSGNVHARVVARVLEVALVVTAMESWIRDLRPGEAFCEHGATPADGEGTGLTEAARGSLGHWLKVRNGRIANYQIIAPTTWNFSPRDRNGNPGPLELALEGAPVLAGETEPLAVQHIVRSFDPCMVCTVH, from the coding sequence ATGAGCCGACTTGTCGTCGGACCGTTCAATCGTGTCGAGGGCGACCTCGAGGTCAAGCTCGATGTGAGCGGCGGGTGGGTCCGCTCTGCCGAAGTCGTCTCGCCGCTTTATCGTGGCTTCGAGCAGATCCTGCAGGGCAAGTTGCCGCAAGATGCGCTCGTCTACGCGCCGCGCATCTGCGGTATCTGCTCTGTCTCGCAGTCGATCGCCGCCGCACGCGCGCTTGCCGAGGCGCAAGGGCTCGGTGTCGCGGCAAATGGCCGGCTCGCGATCGACCTTATCCATGCGACGGAAAACGTCGCCGACCACCTGACGCATTTCTACCTGTTCTTCATGCCGGATTTCGCCCGCGAGGCCTATGCTGGCGAGTCATGGCACCAGGCGGCCGCTTCGCGCTTCCGTGCTCTCTCGGGAACTGCCGCCGAGGAGGTGCTGCCGGCAAGGGCGCAATGGATGCACATGATGGGTATTTTGGCCGGCCATTGGCCGCATACGCTCGGCATTCGACCGGGCGGCTCGACTCGGGCCGTGACGGCCAACGAGCAGGCGCGCATGGCCGGTATCGTCGGGGCATTCCGCCGGTTTCTGGAGCGCACGCTTTTTGCCGACGCGCTCGAACGGGTAGCGAACCTGTCTACTGCCGATGACCTCGCCTCCTGGCGCGAGGAGAAGCCGGCGCTCCAGGGCGACTTTCGGCATTTCCTCGCCATTTCGGAGGCGCTCGGCCTGGACAGGCTTGGCCGCGCCGGCAGCCTTTTCATGAGCTACGGCGCCTATCATGCCGCAGCCGGCCATCTGTTCCGCCGCGGCCTCTGGAAGGCCGGCTGTCCGACGTCGCTCGACCTGTCGCTGATCACCGAGGATACAGAGAATGCCTGGTACGCGCCGGCCGAACGCCCGTTGCCGCCGACCTCGGGAGAGACCGTGCCTGGCGACGGCACGGGGAAGGGCTACACTTGGTGCAAGGCGCCGCGTCTTGCCGGCGAGGCCGTCGAAGTGGGCGCGATTGCCCGTCAACTCGTGAATGGTCACCCGCTGATCCGCGATCTGGTCGGGTCAGGCAGCGGCAATGTGCATGCCCGGGTTGTGGCGCGTGTGCTGGAGGTCGCTCTCGTTGTTACGGCAATGGAGAGCTGGATCCGTGATCTCAGGCCCGGCGAAGCCTTTTGCGAGCATGGCGCGACGCCGGCCGATGGCGAGGGCACGGGCCTGACCGAAGCTGCGCGCGGCTCGCTTGGCCACTGGCTGAAGGTGCGCAACGGCCGCATCGCCAACTACCAGATCATCGCGCCGACGACCTGGAACTTCTCCCCACGCGATCGTAACGGCAATCCGGGCCCGTTGGAGCTGGCGCTGGAGGGAGCGCCCGTGCTGGCCGGTGAGACCGAACCTCTCGCAGTCCAGCACATCGTGCGCTCGTTCGATCCGTGCATGGTCTGCACGGTGCACTGA
- a CDS encoding HupU protein → MKRPLNLLWLQSGGCGGCTLSLIGAEGPDLITSFATAGIEVLWHPSLSVETGRSVVAIMERVTSGEVPLDILCLEGAVMRGPNGTGRFHMMAGTGRPVMDWISDLAAVAGHVVAVGSCAAFGGITAAGANHVEACGLSYDGTEPGGLLGHGFLTKSGLPVINVAGCPIHPDWLTETLHQIAAGRFDESHVDEWERPVSYTNHLVHHGCSRNEFYEFKASAERLCDLGCMMENLGCKGTQARADCNIRPWNGSGSCIDGGYPCINCTSPSFEEPGHSFTATPKVSGIPVGLPTDMPKAWFVALAALSKAATPVRLKTNATADHVAVPPHDRQKRRP, encoded by the coding sequence ATGAAGCGGCCGCTCAACCTTCTCTGGCTTCAGTCCGGCGGCTGCGGCGGCTGCACGCTGTCCCTGATCGGCGCCGAAGGCCCCGATCTCATCACGAGCTTCGCCACGGCCGGTATCGAGGTGCTGTGGCATCCTTCGTTAAGCGTCGAGACGGGGCGCAGCGTCGTCGCCATCATGGAGCGCGTGACATCGGGCGAGGTTCCGCTGGACATCCTCTGCCTCGAAGGCGCCGTCATGCGCGGACCGAACGGCACCGGCCGATTCCACATGATGGCCGGGACCGGCCGGCCGGTGATGGACTGGATCAGCGATCTTGCGGCTGTCGCCGGCCATGTGGTCGCCGTCGGCTCATGCGCGGCCTTCGGCGGTATCACGGCCGCTGGCGCCAATCACGTTGAGGCCTGCGGCCTCTCCTATGACGGCACGGAGCCTGGCGGGTTGCTCGGCCACGGCTTCCTGACGAAATCGGGCCTGCCGGTCATCAATGTGGCCGGCTGTCCCATTCACCCGGACTGGCTGACCGAAACGCTGCATCAGATCGCTGCTGGCCGGTTCGACGAGAGCCATGTCGACGAGTGGGAACGTCCCGTGAGCTACACGAACCATCTCGTCCATCACGGTTGCTCCCGCAACGAATTCTATGAGTTCAAGGCGAGCGCCGAGCGGCTGTGCGATCTCGGCTGCATGATGGAGAATCTCGGCTGCAAGGGCACGCAGGCGCGCGCCGACTGCAACATCCGGCCTTGGAACGGCTCCGGCTCCTGCATCGACGGCGGCTATCCCTGCATCAACTGCACCTCGCCCAGCTTCGAGGAGCCCGGCCATTCCTTCACCGCGACGCCGAAGGTTTCCGGCATCCCGGTCGGGCTTCCGACCGACATGCCCAAGGCCTGGTTTGTCGCGCTGGCGGCGCTCTCCAAGGCGGCGACGCCTGTACGCCTGAAGACCAATGCGACCGCCGATCACGTGGCGGTGCCGCCGCACGACAGGCAGAAGAGGCGACCATGA
- a CDS encoding ATP-binding protein, with protein MAKPASGKFHESLPMRAEVPALGLAPAGEEAWIEVIRKMDAVYKDLVESQTLLERQHAALEEAQQFIDSVLGSMTDVLVACDVRGRIQQVNPAMVQLSGIAEKTLMGSAILDLFEDEDGAVAVRFAGCFREARPISDLEVHMRQRDGGATPLALNCSPRLDHRGRLVGIVIVGRPIGELRRAYHQLDLAHQRLTRTQQQLVVSEKMAALGRVVAGVAHELNNPISFVFGNMHALKRYGAAIATYLDAAHGRADPQALEELRRKLKIDSIAADMKPLIDGTLEGAERVRAIVQDLRRFSSSQREGLEVFDVTRTIRTAVDWVVRAERVKPVVVFDMPDELDACARKGHLHQVIVNLVHNAADVLQNRPEPRIEISCRREGEDVVIKVRDNGTGIPQTHMDQIFEPFFTTKPIGQGTGLGLYVSYGLMKEQGGDLAAANHPEGGAVFTVRLPANPG; from the coding sequence ATGGCAAAGCCCGCGTCCGGGAAATTCCACGAATCCTTGCCGATGAGGGCGGAAGTGCCCGCGCTCGGCCTGGCGCCGGCCGGTGAGGAGGCCTGGATCGAGGTCATCCGCAAGATGGACGCGGTCTACAAGGATTTGGTCGAATCGCAGACGCTGCTGGAGCGTCAGCACGCCGCCCTCGAGGAGGCGCAGCAATTCATCGATTCGGTGCTGGGCTCGATGACCGACGTGCTTGTGGCCTGCGATGTGAGGGGCCGCATCCAGCAGGTCAACCCGGCCATGGTCCAGTTGTCGGGCATCGCCGAGAAGACCCTGATGGGGTCGGCGATCCTCGATCTGTTCGAAGACGAGGATGGTGCCGTTGCCGTCCGGTTCGCCGGTTGTTTCCGCGAGGCGCGGCCGATCTCCGATCTCGAAGTGCACATGCGCCAGCGGGATGGCGGTGCGACGCCGCTGGCGCTGAACTGCTCGCCACGGCTCGACCACCGTGGCAGGCTCGTCGGCATCGTCATCGTCGGAAGGCCGATCGGCGAGCTTCGCCGCGCCTACCACCAGCTCGATCTGGCGCACCAGAGACTGACCAGGACGCAGCAGCAGCTCGTCGTCTCCGAGAAGATGGCGGCGCTCGGCCGCGTCGTTGCTGGGGTCGCCCATGAGCTCAACAACCCGATCAGCTTCGTTTTCGGAAACATGCACGCCCTGAAGCGCTACGGGGCCGCGATCGCAACCTATCTCGACGCCGCGCATGGCCGCGCCGACCCGCAGGCGCTCGAGGAACTGCGCCGAAAGCTGAAGATCGATTCGATCGCCGCCGACATGAAGCCGCTGATCGACGGCACGCTCGAAGGCGCGGAGCGTGTGCGCGCAATCGTTCAGGATCTGCGCCGCTTTTCCAGCAGCCAGCGCGAGGGGCTGGAGGTTTTCGATGTCACCCGCACCATTCGCACCGCCGTCGACTGGGTCGTCAGGGCAGAGCGCGTCAAACCCGTTGTTGTCTTCGACATGCCGGATGAGCTCGATGCCTGCGCGCGCAAGGGGCACCTGCATCAGGTCATCGTCAATCTCGTCCACAACGCCGCGGATGTCCTTCAGAACCGACCGGAGCCCCGGATCGAAATCTCCTGCCGCCGGGAAGGCGAAGATGTCGTCATCAAGGTTCGCGACAACGGCACCGGCATTCCGCAAACGCATATGGACCAGATCTTCGAGCCGTTCTTCACCACCAAGCCGATCGGCCAGGGAACGGGGCTGGGGCTCTATGTGAGCTACGGCCTGATGAAGGAACAGGGCGGCGATCTGGCAGCGGCAAATCATCCCGAAGGCGGCGCCGTGTTCACCGTCCGCCTTCCGGCGAATCCAGGCTGA
- a CDS encoding sigma-54 dependent transcriptional regulator — MTELPPILIVDDEVRSLESLRRILGEDFDVHVASDIKTATSMLESEWIQLILCDQRMPGTSGIEFLKQVRTRWPDVVRMIISGYTDAHDIIDGINEAGIYQYITKPWHPENLILTLKNAVKLYVLQRENELLAVEMRMAPSSASKVVSDRRSALRRDYNFDDGIIRSPSSPINTVCDALKQVAPFDIPVVLIGASGTGKELAARALHYGSLRWNKPFVVENCGALPDQLLESELFGHKRGAFTGAVEDHIGLFERASGGTVFLDEIGEVSPAFQVKLLRVLQEGEIRPVGSGKTRKVDVRVVAATNRDLEDEVRHGRFRADLFYRLAGTVIRLPALRERPMDIEILSAAILEGARRKLGKNVPGISAEAIACFKNHSWPGNVRELQNEIQHMLVMGREGQELGAELVSRHILTAVPQVEDADGDDIAGLAGTLRDRINEMELRIIRETLIRHRWNKSKAAEELGLSRVGLRGKLERLGLENVKPLPARRAVGSVR, encoded by the coding sequence GTGACTGAGCTTCCCCCCATACTGATCGTCGACGACGAGGTGCGGTCGCTGGAGTCGCTGCGCCGCATTCTCGGCGAGGATTTCGATGTCCATGTCGCAAGCGACATCAAGACGGCGACGTCGATGCTGGAGAGCGAATGGATCCAGTTGATCCTTTGCGACCAGCGCATGCCCGGAACATCGGGAATCGAATTCCTCAAGCAGGTACGCACCCGCTGGCCCGACGTCGTGCGTATGATCATCTCCGGCTACACCGACGCCCACGACATCATCGACGGCATCAACGAGGCCGGCATCTACCAGTACATCACCAAGCCCTGGCATCCTGAAAACCTGATCCTGACGCTGAAGAACGCGGTCAAACTCTATGTCCTGCAGCGCGAGAACGAGCTTCTGGCCGTCGAGATGCGCATGGCGCCGTCATCCGCCTCCAAGGTCGTTTCGGACCGCCGCAGTGCGCTCAGGCGAGATTACAACTTCGACGACGGCATCATCCGCTCCCCTTCGAGCCCGATAAACACGGTCTGCGACGCGCTGAAACAGGTCGCGCCCTTCGATATCCCGGTCGTCCTGATAGGCGCTTCCGGCACCGGGAAGGAACTCGCCGCCCGCGCGCTGCACTACGGCTCGCTGCGTTGGAACAAGCCCTTCGTCGTCGAAAATTGCGGCGCTCTGCCCGACCAGCTTCTGGAAAGCGAGCTGTTCGGCCACAAGCGCGGCGCCTTCACCGGTGCTGTGGAGGATCATATCGGCCTGTTCGAGCGCGCCAGCGGCGGCACCGTCTTTCTCGACGAGATCGGCGAGGTTTCGCCGGCCTTTCAGGTCAAATTGCTGCGCGTCCTGCAGGAAGGCGAGATCCGTCCGGTCGGCAGCGGCAAGACGCGCAAAGTGGATGTGCGGGTCGTGGCGGCGACCAACCGCGATCTCGAGGACGAGGTGCGCCACGGGCGTTTCCGTGCCGATCTGTTCTACAGGCTCGCGGGCACGGTCATCAGGTTGCCGGCCTTGCGCGAGCGGCCGATGGATATCGAAATCCTCTCGGCGGCGATCCTGGAGGGCGCACGACGCAAGCTCGGCAAGAACGTGCCGGGCATCTCCGCCGAAGCCATCGCCTGTTTCAAGAATCACTCCTGGCCTGGGAACGTGCGCGAGTTGCAGAACGAGATCCAGCATATGCTGGTCATGGGCCGGGAAGGCCAGGAGCTCGGCGCCGAACTCGTATCCCGCCACATCCTGACGGCGGTCCCGCAAGTCGAGGACGCAGACGGAGACGACATTGCCGGGCTCGCCGGAACGCTGCGCGACCGCATCAACGAGATGGAGCTGCGCATCATCCGCGAGACACTCATCCGCCATCGCTGGAACAAGTCGAAGGCGGCGGAGGAGTTGGGATTGTCGCGGGTCGGATTGCGCGGCAAGCTCGAACGGCTGGGGCTGGAGAATGTGAAGCCCTTGCCGGCGCGGCGCGCAGTCGGCTCCGTCCGGTGA
- a CDS encoding hydrogenase maturation protein, giving the protein MRILLLVTAFNALSQRLFVELGEQGHEVSIEIDVNDARTIEAVELFEPDLVVAPYLKRAIPARVYENRTCVIVHPGIVGDRGPSALDWAMTNGETEWGVTVLEAVKEMDAGPVWASAAFPMRRATKSSLYRNEATEAAVTAVLEAVERLRTGVKPVPADELAVPHRGCWRDAIRQADRQIDWMRDTTETVIGKIAAADGVPGVRDELFGEPAFLFDARQAFGLPVAAPGAAIARSGPAIARATVDGAVWIGHVRRPGSANPFKLPATLAFAPEAEQLPERPLNSGGGYQDIAYEEQGAVGFLHFPFYNGAMGTDACGRLLDAYHKAAERPTKVIVLCGGPEFWSNGLDLNRIEAAVSPADESYANICAIDDLSEAIISTTSHVTVSALGGNAGAGGVFLARGADHVWLRSGVILNPHYKDMGNLYGSEFWTYLLPRHCGADNARRIAAARLPMGTREGLSLGLADRILPGPRDRFAAEVKALAAGLADRPDFPRLLAEKQARRAADEAAKPLSEYREEELARMRRNFYGFDPSYHVARHNFVHKVPKSRTPVTIARHRDLAWASGAPGRRRAS; this is encoded by the coding sequence ATGCGAATCTTGCTCCTCGTCACCGCCTTCAATGCACTGAGCCAGAGGCTCTTCGTCGAACTTGGCGAGCAAGGCCATGAGGTCTCGATCGAGATCGACGTCAACGATGCCCGCACGATCGAGGCGGTCGAGCTTTTCGAGCCCGACCTCGTCGTTGCGCCTTACCTGAAGCGTGCGATCCCCGCTCGGGTCTACGAGAACCGCACCTGCGTGATCGTGCACCCCGGTATCGTCGGCGACCGCGGACCGTCGGCGCTCGACTGGGCAATGACGAATGGCGAGACGGAATGGGGCGTGACGGTTCTCGAGGCGGTGAAGGAGATGGACGCCGGGCCGGTCTGGGCGAGCGCCGCCTTTCCGATGCGCCGGGCAACGAAATCGAGCCTTTACCGCAACGAGGCGACGGAGGCGGCGGTCACGGCGGTGCTGGAAGCAGTGGAGCGTTTGCGGACGGGGGTGAAGCCCGTGCCGGCGGACGAGCTTGCGGTCCCGCATCGCGGGTGCTGGCGGGACGCGATCAGGCAGGCTGACCGGCAGATCGACTGGATGCGCGATACGACGGAAACCGTCATCGGCAAGATTGCAGCGGCCGACGGAGTGCCAGGCGTCCGCGATGAGCTTTTCGGGGAGCCGGCCTTTCTTTTCGACGCCAGGCAGGCGTTCGGGTTGCCTGTCGCGGCGCCGGGTGCCGCGATCGCCAGAAGCGGCCCCGCGATTGCCCGCGCCACGGTCGATGGCGCGGTATGGATCGGCCATGTGCGCCGTCCAGGTTCGGCCAATCCGTTCAAGCTGCCGGCGACCCTGGCTTTCGCGCCCGAGGCTGAGCAATTGCCGGAGCGGCCCCTGAATTCCGGCGGCGGCTATCAGGACATTGCCTATGAGGAGCAGGGTGCTGTCGGATTCCTGCATTTCCCGTTCTACAACGGCGCGATGGGCACCGACGCCTGCGGGCGGCTGCTCGATGCCTACCATAAGGCGGCTGAACGGCCGACGAAGGTGATCGTGCTCTGCGGCGGGCCCGAGTTCTGGTCGAACGGTCTGGACCTCAACCGGATCGAGGCGGCGGTGAGCCCGGCGGACGAGTCCTATGCCAATATCTGCGCCATCGACGACCTGTCCGAGGCGATCATCAGCACGACGAGCCACGTGACCGTCTCGGCGCTCGGCGGCAATGCCGGCGCGGGCGGCGTCTTCCTGGCGCGCGGTGCGGATCATGTCTGGCTGCGCTCGGGCGTGATCCTCAACCCGCACTACAAGGACATGGGCAACCTCTACGGCTCGGAATTCTGGACCTACCTGCTGCCGCGCCATTGCGGTGCCGACAATGCCCGCAGGATCGCAGCCGCCCGCTTGCCGATGGGCACGCGCGAGGGACTGAGCCTCGGGCTCGCCGACCGTATTCTGCCCGGCCCGCGCGATCGGTTCGCAGCCGAGGTCAAGGCGCTCGCAGCCGGGCTGGCGGACAGGCCCGACTTCCCACGGTTGCTTGCCGAAAAGCAGGCACGCCGGGCCGCCGACGAGGCGGCAAAGCCGCTCTCTGAGTATCGTGAGGAGGAGTTGGCCAGGATGCGCCGAAACTTCTACGGGTTCGATCCGAGCTATCACGTTGCCCGGCACAATTTCGTGCACAAGGTGCCGAAATCCCGCACGCCGGTCACCATCGCCCGCCACCGCGACCTCGCCTGGGCCTCCGGCGCACCGGGCAGGAGGAGGGCGTCGTGA
- the hypE gene encoding hydrogenase expression/formation protein HypE — protein sequence MTAADLRLAANASNARGSVDMTHGAGGRAMADLIRDVFHKHLANDYLAQGNDGALLGSVSGRLVMAADSHVISPLFFPGGDIGALSVHGTVNDVAMMGARPLWLSASFIIEEGFPLADLERIVVSMALAARQAGVPVVTGDTKVVEKGKGDGVFISTTGVGVLSEATDIGGGNARPGDAIIVSGTMGDHGIAILSKREHLDFETEILSDTQPLNDLVAAMLAAVPGIRVLRDPTRGGLSATLNEIAHQSKVGMVIRETAVPVNPEVAAACELLGLDPLNVANEGKLIAICGADDAATLLAAMRSHPKGLDAALIGEVVADEHALVTMRTRLGGMRVVDWIAGEQLPRIC from the coding sequence ATGACGGCGGCTGATCTCAGGCTCGCCGCAAACGCATCGAACGCACGCGGCTCGGTCGACATGACGCATGGCGCGGGCGGGCGCGCGATGGCCGATCTCATCCGCGATGTGTTCCATAAGCATCTCGCCAACGACTATCTGGCGCAAGGCAATGACGGCGCGCTTCTGGGCAGCGTCTCCGGCCGACTGGTGATGGCGGCAGACAGCCACGTCATTTCACCGCTGTTCTTCCCGGGTGGCGACATCGGCGCGCTCTCCGTTCACGGCACCGTCAACGACGTCGCCATGATGGGCGCCAGGCCGCTCTGGCTCTCCGCTTCCTTCATCATTGAGGAAGGGTTTCCCCTCGCGGATCTGGAGAGGATCGTCGTCTCCATGGCGCTGGCCGCGCGCCAGGCGGGTGTCCCGGTGGTCACCGGCGACACCAAGGTTGTGGAAAAGGGCAAGGGCGACGGCGTGTTCATCTCGACGACCGGTGTCGGCGTTCTCTCCGAGGCAACCGATATCGGCGGAGGCAACGCGCGGCCGGGCGACGCGATCATCGTCTCGGGCACGATGGGCGATCATGGCATCGCGATACTTTCCAAACGCGAGCATCTAGATTTCGAAACCGAGATCCTGTCCGATACGCAGCCGCTCAACGATCTGGTTGCCGCGATGCTTGCGGCGGTGCCCGGCATCCGCGTGCTGCGCGATCCGACCCGGGGCGGCCTGTCGGCCACGCTCAACGAGATCGCGCACCAGTCGAAGGTCGGCATGGTGATCAGGGAAACGGCCGTGCCAGTGAACCCGGAAGTCGCGGCGGCCTGCGAGCTGCTCGGCCTCGATCCGCTCAATGTCGCCAACGAAGGCAAGCTGATTGCGATTTGCGGGGCGGACGACGCCGCAACCCTGCTTGCCGCCATGCGCAGCCATCCGAAAGGCCTCGACGCGGCGCTCATTGGCGAGGTCGTCGCGGACGAGCACGCGCTGGTCACCATGCGCACCCGGCTCGGCGGCATGCGCGTTGTCGACTGGATAGCCGGCGAACAGCTTCCCAGGATCTGCTGA